From one Amycolatopsis sp. FDAARGOS 1241 genomic stretch:
- a CDS encoding class I SAM-dependent methyltransferase: MTTCRLCGSTALVSVVDLGATPPCERFLTAQQLAEPEHTYPLHLQVCTECWLAQIPPLITPEDTFTDYAYFSSFSTSWVEHAREYVDESVERLGLGPDSFVVEVASNDGYLLQHVVARGIRCLGVEPSVNVGQAARDKGVPTKTAFLSPETGRDVREEHGPADLVAANNVYAHIPDIIGFTHGLRALVADDGWVSIEVQHLLTLISENQYDTIYHEHFQYYTVESARRALAVGGLSVVDVELLPTHGGSIRLWARPTEVAGEPSARMVDVLEREKAAGLHELSGYTEFAERVTRVRLDLLEFLVKAAKEGKTVVGYGAPGKGNTLLNHCGIRPDLLAYTVDRNPYKHGRFTPGTRVPILEPERIAADKPDYVLVLPWNLRKELTEQLSYVDDWGGRLVFPIPRLEIVEVKQ, from the coding sequence ATGACCACATGCCGACTCTGCGGTTCGACAGCTCTGGTGAGTGTCGTCGATCTCGGGGCGACCCCGCCGTGTGAGCGGTTCCTGACCGCGCAGCAGCTGGCCGAGCCAGAGCACACCTATCCGCTGCACCTGCAGGTCTGCACCGAGTGCTGGCTGGCGCAGATCCCGCCGCTGATCACGCCCGAGGACACGTTCACCGACTACGCGTACTTCTCGTCGTTCTCCACCTCGTGGGTGGAACACGCGCGCGAGTACGTCGACGAGTCGGTGGAGCGGCTGGGACTGGGGCCTGATTCGTTCGTGGTGGAGGTGGCCAGCAACGACGGTTACCTGCTGCAACACGTGGTGGCGAGGGGTATCCGCTGTCTGGGCGTCGAGCCGTCGGTGAACGTCGGGCAGGCCGCGCGCGACAAGGGCGTGCCGACGAAAACCGCGTTCCTCAGCCCCGAGACGGGGCGCGACGTGCGTGAGGAACACGGGCCGGCCGACCTCGTCGCCGCCAACAACGTGTACGCGCACATCCCCGACATCATCGGCTTCACCCACGGCCTGCGGGCACTGGTCGCCGACGACGGCTGGGTCTCCATCGAGGTGCAGCACCTGCTCACACTGATCAGCGAGAACCAGTACGACACGATCTACCACGAGCACTTCCAGTACTACACGGTGGAATCCGCGCGACGCGCGCTCGCGGTCGGCGGACTGTCCGTTGTGGACGTCGAACTCCTGCCGACGCACGGCGGCTCGATCCGGCTGTGGGCGCGGCCGACTGAGGTCGCCGGTGAGCCGAGCGCGCGGATGGTCGACGTGCTGGAGCGCGAGAAGGCCGCGGGCCTGCACGAGCTGTCCGGCTACACCGAGTTCGCCGAGCGCGTCACGCGCGTGCGGCTCGACCTGCTGGAATTCCTGGTCAAGGCGGCCAAGGAGGGCAAGACCGTGGTGGGCTACGGCGCCCCCGGCAAGGGCAACACGCTGCTGAACCACTGCGGCATCCGGCCCGACCTGCTCGCCTACACGGTGGACCGCAACCCGTACAAGCACGGCCGGTTCACCCCGGGCACCCGCGTGCCGATCCTCGAACCCGAGCGCATCGCGGCCGACAAGCCCGACTACGTCCTCGTCCTTCCCTGGAACCTGCGGAAGGAACTCACCGAGCAACTGTCCTACGTAGACGACTGGGGCGGGCGGCTCGTGTTCCCGATCCCCCGTCTGGAGATCGTCGAGGTGAAGCAGTGA